In a single window of the Pseudogemmatithrix spongiicola genome:
- a CDS encoding ubiquinol-cytochrome c reductase iron-sulfur subunit, whose amino-acid sequence MVTQACETCAVAEGRRAFVTKTLLAAVGAWVLQGCGDGDIGGPGAPDFAPPIAGGRLVVSLASFPALATVGGIARVDAGGTAPIAAVRIASETFLAVSMVCTHAGFQPIEIRPTGFRCPNHGAQFDREGAWVGGQPTGDLFQYPVAYDATAGTVTIG is encoded by the coding sequence ATGGTGACGCAGGCCTGTGAGACCTGCGCGGTCGCCGAGGGTCGGCGCGCGTTCGTGACCAAGACGCTGCTTGCGGCGGTCGGTGCGTGGGTGCTGCAGGGCTGCGGCGACGGCGACATCGGTGGCCCCGGCGCTCCGGACTTCGCACCGCCCATCGCCGGCGGCAGACTCGTCGTCAGCCTCGCCAGCTTTCCGGCGCTGGCCACCGTCGGCGGCATCGCGCGCGTCGACGCCGGCGGCACCGCGCCCATCGCCGCCGTGCGCATCGCCAGCGAGACCTTTCTCGCCGTGTCGATGGTCTGCACGCACGCCGGATTCCAACCGATCGAGATCCGGCCGACCGGCTTTCGTTGCCCGAACCACGGCGCACAGTTCGATCGCGAAGGCGCGTGGGTCGGAGGCCAACCCACGGGCGACCTGTTCCAGTATCCCGTCGCGTACGACGCGACGGCGGGGACGGTGACGATCGGGTGA
- a CDS encoding IS481 family transposase: MNTHKNARLTPYLRREACRRVAAGAKVAQVARDLAVSRQTIYAWLERPHDVETRSSRPHRSPTRIPRRWRRQIRKRRGQRWSSRRIAQHYGIPLSTVGRELRRLGLGRLPRVDGPRRIVRYERDRPGELVHLDIKKLARISRVGHRIHGDYTRRTHGRGWEFVHVAIDDHTRLAYVEVLPEETAEAAAGFLARAVAWYAALGITVERVLTDNGSCYRALPFGEQALALGIGQRFTRPYRPQTNGKAERFIRTLITEWAYNRAYARSGWRTRALAHYLSFYNTERRHSALGNTTPAMRLAQHLSTTC; the protein is encoded by the coding sequence ATGAACACCCACAAGAATGCACGCCTGACGCCCTATCTGCGACGGGAGGCCTGCCGCCGCGTCGCCGCCGGCGCGAAGGTGGCGCAGGTCGCCCGCGACCTCGCGGTCTCCCGCCAGACGATCTACGCGTGGCTCGAGCGCCCCCACGACGTCGAGACCCGGTCGTCGCGCCCGCACCGGTCGCCGACGCGGATCCCGCGCCGCTGGCGGCGGCAGATCCGCAAGCGCCGCGGCCAGCGCTGGTCCAGCCGCCGCATCGCCCAGCACTACGGCATCCCGCTCTCGACCGTCGGCCGCGAGCTGCGCCGCCTCGGCCTGGGCCGCCTGCCGCGCGTCGACGGGCCGCGGCGCATCGTCCGCTACGAGCGGGACCGGCCCGGCGAGCTCGTGCACCTCGACATCAAGAAGCTTGCCCGCATCTCGCGCGTGGGGCACCGCATCCACGGTGACTACACCCGGCGGACGCACGGCCGCGGCTGGGAGTTCGTGCACGTCGCGATCGACGACCACACGCGCCTCGCGTACGTCGAGGTGCTGCCGGAGGAGACCGCGGAAGCCGCGGCCGGCTTCCTCGCGCGGGCGGTCGCGTGGTACGCGGCGCTCGGCATCACGGTCGAGCGCGTGCTCACCGACAACGGCAGCTGCTACCGCGCGCTGCCCTTCGGCGAGCAGGCCCTGGCCCTCGGCATCGGCCAGCGCTTCACGCGGCCCTACCGGCCGCAGACGAACGGGAAGGCGGAGCGCTTCATCCGCACGCTGATCACTGAATGGGCCTACAACCGGGCGTATGCGCGCTCAGGCTGGCGGACCCGGGCGCTCGCGCACTATCTCTCCTTCTACAACACCGAGCGGCGGCACAGCGCCCTCGGCAACACGACCCCGGCGATGCGGCTCGCCCAGCACCTGTCAACAACGTGCTGA
- a CDS encoding putative bifunctional diguanylate cyclase/phosphodiesterase codes for MSVLILSLALAAAAACSAWLYRRLRRLQSELDAQTAGAAAALVQAEGRRIAQRSSGEWLLLPARSAQEALWDWDLADDRIRFSARWREMLGLPPEEVLTVADEWRSRVHPADRAQVLVDIAAQTAGTGDRFSSEHRVRHQSGRWLTLQWSGLIVRDHDGKAIRVAGSVRDATAQRSVEEQARRDAFYDTITGLPNRALGLDLLRRAITRTRRQGERRFAALVVDIDRFKAQNDALGHGAGDALLQAFARRLGTAVRPGDVVARLGADVFVLVLDAVHEPDEAERVADRVHLLLKEPLRVLSHDLVITASIGIALHDPSTETAADYVRNGELAMLEAKALGGARHVVYRAEMREGVRHRASLEHDLRTAIARGEMMVWYQPVFSARDGATTTLAGFEALLRWAHPSRGLLGPGEFVPVAEETGMIVPLGTWALGEACRHLMALAPNGPHAPWVSVNLAAKQLADPALIEIVDRALDVSGLEPRRLRLEVTENVILSDEDGARRALETLRARGIGILMDDFGTGHASLSYLHRLPIGSIKIDRYFVGRMDVSAECLEIVRSVITLAKSLSMDVVAEGVEQEAQLTQLKALGCEHVQGFLLSHPLRPEETRAMLAPALRVAAS; via the coding sequence ATGTCAGTCCTGATCCTCTCACTCGCGCTTGCCGCGGCCGCCGCGTGCAGCGCGTGGCTCTATCGTCGCCTGCGTCGCCTCCAATCCGAGTTGGACGCGCAGACCGCCGGTGCCGCCGCGGCCCTCGTGCAAGCCGAGGGACGCCGCATCGCGCAGCGCTCCAGCGGCGAGTGGTTGCTGCTGCCGGCGCGCAGCGCGCAGGAAGCCCTGTGGGACTGGGACCTCGCCGACGATCGCATCCGCTTCTCCGCGCGTTGGCGCGAGATGCTTGGGCTCCCTCCCGAAGAAGTCCTCACCGTGGCCGATGAGTGGCGCAGCCGCGTCCACCCCGCCGATCGCGCCCAGGTGCTGGTCGACATCGCCGCGCAGACGGCGGGCACCGGGGACCGCTTCAGCTCCGAACATCGCGTGCGCCACCAGAGCGGGCGCTGGCTCACGCTGCAGTGGTCCGGCCTCATCGTGCGCGATCACGATGGCAAGGCGATCCGCGTCGCCGGCTCGGTGCGCGACGCGACGGCGCAGCGCAGCGTGGAGGAACAGGCGCGGCGGGATGCGTTCTACGACACCATTACCGGCCTGCCGAACCGTGCGCTCGGACTCGACCTGCTGCGTCGCGCCATCACGCGCACGCGGCGGCAGGGTGAACGGCGCTTCGCCGCCTTGGTCGTGGACATCGATCGCTTCAAGGCCCAGAACGATGCGCTCGGCCACGGCGCGGGCGATGCCCTGCTCCAGGCTTTCGCCCGCCGACTCGGCACCGCCGTCCGTCCGGGCGACGTCGTGGCGCGGCTCGGCGCCGACGTGTTCGTGCTCGTGCTCGATGCCGTGCACGAGCCCGACGAAGCCGAACGCGTGGCGGACCGCGTGCATCTGCTGCTGAAGGAGCCGTTGCGCGTGCTCTCGCATGACCTCGTCATCACCGCTAGCATCGGCATCGCGCTGCACGACCCGTCGACGGAGACCGCGGCCGACTACGTCCGCAACGGTGAACTCGCGATGCTCGAGGCCAAGGCGCTCGGCGGTGCGCGGCACGTGGTGTACCGTGCCGAGATGCGCGAAGGCGTGCGGCATCGGGCGTCGCTCGAGCACGACCTGCGGACGGCCATCGCGCGCGGCGAGATGATGGTGTGGTACCAACCCGTGTTCTCCGCGCGCGATGGCGCGACGACGACGCTCGCCGGCTTCGAGGCGCTGCTGCGATGGGCGCATCCGTCCCGCGGATTGCTCGGGCCGGGCGAGTTCGTGCCGGTCGCCGAGGAGACCGGGATGATCGTGCCGCTCGGGACCTGGGCGCTGGGCGAGGCCTGCCGGCACCTGATGGCGCTCGCGCCAAACGGCCCGCATGCGCCCTGGGTGAGCGTGAACCTCGCCGCCAAGCAGCTGGCGGATCCGGCCCTCATCGAGATCGTGGACCGCGCGCTGGACGTCTCAGGGCTCGAACCGCGACGCCTGCGCCTCGAAGTCACCGAGAACGTGATCCTGTCCGACGAAGACGGCGCGCGGCGCGCGCTTGAGACGCTGCGCGCGCGCGGCATCGGCATCCTCATGGATGACTTCGGGACCGGCCACGCCTCGCTGAGCTACCTGCACCGCCTGCCGATCGGGAGCATCAAGATCGACCGCTACTTCGTCGGCCGCATGGACGTGAGCGCGGAATGCCTGGAGATCGTGCGCTCCGTGATCACCCTCGCGAAGTCGCTGTCGATGGACGTGGTCGCCGAGGGCGTCGAGCAGGAGGCGCAGCTCACGCAGCTGAAGGCCTTGGGCTGCGAGCACGTGCAGGGGTTCCTGCTTTCGCACCCGCTGCGACCGGAGGAAACGCGGGCGATGCTGGCCCCGGCGTTGCGGGTCGCGGCGAGCTAA
- a CDS encoding serine/threonine-protein kinase — MTDAFLATLQAALHGKYIVERELTAGGQSRLFLASDAELPRQVVIKLLPPELAGDVALTRFKREIAVLVKLQHPHIVPIIGMGATDQMMWYVMPYIAGASLEERLRAGALPIEQGLEVIDELSDALAHAHGIGVVHRDLKPANVLFQGRHAVLGDFGVAHARLEMMRSSSGASLSEMRKSLASAAGRLTDKGFAVGTPGYMAPEQFHADDPADARADVYALAMVGYETLTGRAPFSEYKGARLMVAHFTEMPAPAHEVRPEIPEAVSRVLEKGMAKEPADRYPDAGAFRDALVHSW; from the coding sequence ATGACGGACGCGTTCCTCGCCACGCTGCAGGCAGCGCTGCACGGGAAGTACATCGTGGAGCGCGAGCTCACGGCGGGGGGGCAGAGTCGGTTGTTCCTCGCGTCCGACGCCGAACTGCCGCGGCAAGTCGTTATCAAGCTGCTGCCGCCGGAGCTCGCCGGCGACGTGGCGCTGACGCGCTTCAAGCGCGAGATCGCGGTGCTGGTGAAGCTGCAGCATCCGCACATCGTGCCGATCATCGGCATGGGCGCGACGGACCAGATGATGTGGTACGTGATGCCGTACATCGCGGGGGCCTCGCTCGAGGAGCGCTTGCGGGCGGGCGCGCTGCCGATCGAGCAAGGCCTCGAAGTGATCGACGAGCTCAGCGACGCGCTGGCGCACGCGCACGGCATCGGCGTCGTGCACCGCGACCTCAAGCCCGCCAACGTGTTGTTCCAGGGTCGGCACGCCGTGCTTGGCGACTTCGGCGTGGCGCATGCGCGTCTCGAGATGATGCGCTCGTCGAGTGGCGCGTCACTGAGCGAGATGCGGAAGAGTCTCGCGAGCGCGGCCGGTCGCCTCACCGACAAGGGCTTCGCCGTCGGCACGCCGGGCTACATGGCGCCGGAGCAGTTCCACGCGGACGATCCCGCCGATGCCCGCGCCGATGTCTACGCCTTAGCCATGGTGGGCTATGAGACCCTGACGGGCCGAGCGCCGTTCTCCGAGTACAAGGGCGCTCGGCTCATGGTCGCGCACTTCACGGAGATGCCGGCGCCGGCGCACGAGGTGCGGCCGGAGATTCCCGAAGCCGTCTCCCGCGTGCTCGAGAAAGGCATGGCGAAGGAACCGGCGGACCGCTATCCCGACGCCGGCGCCTTCCGCGACGCCCTCGTGCACAGCTGGTAG
- the bcp gene encoding thioredoxin-dependent thiol peroxidase, with protein sequence MPLRYSNVGPGDLAPDFTLPTPDGSPVTLSSFRGKRVVLYFYPKDSTPGCTTEACEFQEHLPRLKRRRTVVLGVAPGTLRSKAKFAAAQGLTFPLLNDEDAAVCQAYGVWQEKQLYGTKYMGVMRTTFAIDAEGRVERVWEKVQEKGHAAAVNAFLLGKPEPPPAQAVVRAAPRAARKK encoded by the coding sequence ATGCCGCTGCGCTATTCGAATGTCGGTCCGGGCGATCTCGCGCCGGACTTCACCTTGCCCACGCCCGACGGCTCGCCCGTCACGTTGTCGTCGTTTCGAGGCAAGCGCGTGGTCCTCTACTTCTATCCGAAGGACTCCACGCCCGGCTGTACCACGGAGGCCTGCGAGTTCCAGGAGCACCTGCCGCGCCTCAAGCGCCGGCGCACCGTGGTGCTCGGCGTCGCGCCCGGCACGCTGCGGTCAAAGGCGAAGTTCGCGGCGGCGCAGGGACTCACGTTTCCGTTGCTCAATGACGAGGATGCGGCGGTCTGCCAAGCCTACGGGGTCTGGCAGGAGAAGCAGCTCTACGGCACGAAGTACATGGGCGTGATGCGCACGACCTTCGCGATTGACGCCGAGGGCCGCGTCGAACGCGTCTGGGAAAAGGTGCAGGAGAAGGGCCACGCCGCGGCGGTGAATGCCTTTCTGCTGGGGAAGCCGGAACCTCCGCCGGCCCAGGCCGTGGTCCGCGCGGCGCCTCGTGCGGCTCGAAAGAAATAG
- a CDS encoding SDR family oxidoreductase, whose protein sequence is MPEKRILITGAGGYVGRIVGERLAAEHFVVGADLRARSDLGFEIVALDVRDPRLRDLMADLRISHVIHLAAVLEGGRDRKTDYDIDVGGTNNVVACAVDAGVRHLTVSSSGAAYGYHADNPAWITEDHPLRASERFAYAYHKRVVEQLLARYRQLAPQLGQLVLRICTVLGATTKNQITALFQQRRILGVRGSDSRFVFIWDEDVAGAILHGVRGDRTGVYNLAGDGAMTIHEIAEALGKPTRMLPAFVIRQALGIGRFFRLSRYGPEQLDFLRYRPVLDNRRLKEVFGYTPQKTSAEAFQTFAEAQRGRERAPAGAP, encoded by the coding sequence GTGCCTGAGAAGCGTATCCTCATCACCGGTGCCGGCGGCTACGTCGGGCGTATCGTCGGCGAACGCCTGGCGGCCGAGCACTTCGTCGTCGGTGCGGACCTCCGGGCGCGCAGTGACCTCGGATTCGAGATCGTCGCGCTCGACGTCCGCGACCCGCGCCTGCGCGACCTCATGGCGGACCTGCGCATCTCGCACGTCATCCATTTGGCGGCCGTGCTCGAAGGCGGTCGGGATCGCAAGACGGACTACGACATCGACGTCGGCGGCACGAACAACGTCGTCGCGTGCGCCGTCGATGCAGGGGTGCGGCATCTCACGGTGTCCAGTTCCGGCGCCGCGTACGGCTACCATGCCGACAACCCGGCGTGGATCACCGAGGATCATCCGCTGCGCGCCAGCGAGCGCTTCGCGTACGCCTATCACAAGCGCGTCGTCGAGCAGCTGCTTGCGCGGTATCGCCAGCTCGCGCCGCAGCTTGGCCAGCTCGTGCTGCGCATCTGCACCGTGCTCGGCGCGACGACCAAGAACCAGATCACCGCGCTGTTCCAGCAGCGCCGCATCCTCGGCGTGCGGGGCAGCGATTCGCGCTTCGTGTTCATCTGGGATGAGGACGTGGCGGGTGCGATCCTGCACGGGGTGCGGGGAGACCGCACCGGCGTCTACAACCTGGCCGGGGATGGGGCCATGACCATCCACGAGATCGCCGAGGCGCTTGGGAAACCGACGCGCATGCTGCCGGCGTTTGTCATCCGTCAGGCGCTGGGGATCGGGCGGTTCTTCCGACTCAGCCGATACGGGCCGGAGCAGCTGGACTTCCTGCGCTACCGGCCCGTGCTAGACAATCGCCGCCTCAAGGAGGTCTTCGGCTACACGCCGCAGAAGACGTCCGCCGAGGCCTTCCAGACCTTTGCCGAGGCCCAGCGGGGACGCGAACGCGCCCCTGCCGGCGCACCGTGA
- a CDS encoding bile acid:sodium symporter family protein has translation MDDALPLKFDPSGLVALNAIVALMVFGASLDLRLDDLRRVVRRPAGIFAGLSAQAVLTPAATCLLTWVFKVDPALSLGMMLVAACPSGALSNVLTWRSRGNVALSVGMTTVSSLAATALTPLNFALYGWLNPRTRELLRDVELPVGGILAQVALVLALPVIAGVLVGTRAPRVAQRLERPLRQLSFLILIAFIAGAFWENRALFVERFGSFFWLVVLQNAMALGIGLGVARLARLDDADTRAVTIEVGIHNSGLGLAILFTFFPTAGSMMLITAFWGVWHLVSGLLLSAYWGARPPRA, from the coding sequence ATGGACGACGCGCTGCCGCTGAAGTTCGACCCGTCGGGCCTGGTCGCATTGAACGCGATCGTTGCGCTCATGGTGTTCGGCGCATCGCTGGACTTACGGCTCGACGACCTGCGGCGCGTCGTGCGCCGGCCGGCGGGAATCTTCGCGGGGCTCTCGGCGCAGGCGGTACTCACGCCCGCTGCGACCTGCCTGCTGACCTGGGTGTTCAAGGTGGACCCCGCGCTCTCGCTGGGCATGATGCTTGTCGCGGCCTGCCCGAGCGGGGCGCTGAGCAACGTGCTGACCTGGCGGTCGCGCGGCAACGTGGCGCTCTCGGTGGGCATGACGACGGTGTCGAGTCTCGCGGCGACGGCGCTGACGCCGCTCAACTTCGCGTTGTACGGCTGGCTCAACCCGCGCACGCGCGAGCTGCTGCGCGATGTCGAGCTTCCGGTGGGCGGCATCCTGGCGCAGGTCGCGCTGGTGCTCGCGCTGCCCGTCATCGCGGGTGTCCTCGTGGGCACGCGGGCGCCGCGCGTGGCCCAGCGCCTCGAGCGGCCCCTGCGCCAACTCAGCTTCCTCATCCTCATCGCGTTCATCGCCGGCGCCTTCTGGGAGAACCGCGCGTTGTTCGTCGAGCGCTTCGGGAGCTTCTTCTGGCTCGTCGTGCTGCAGAACGCCATGGCGCTGGGCATCGGCCTTGGCGTCGCGCGCCTCGCCCGGCTCGACGACGCCGACACGCGCGCCGTGACCATCGAGGTCGGGATCCACAACTCCGGCCTCGGCTTGGCGATCCTCTTCACGTTCTTCCCGACCGCCGGCTCGATGATGCTCATCACCGCGTTCTGGGGCGTGTGGCACCTCGTGAGTGGGCTGCTGCTCAGTGCCTACTGGGGGGCGAGGCCGCCGCGTGCCTGA
- a CDS encoding flavin-containing monooxygenase, which translates to MYAVIGAGPMGLATARVLQKHGLPFTGFELHSGVGGLWDIANPQSTVYESAHLISSKRMTEFAEFPMRPEVAPYPRHDELKRYFVEFAAHFGLTRHYEFSTQVLRVARAAEGGWNVTTACGGTERTRHFAGVLIATGTLHHPFQPALPGAFAGTVMHSAQYKSPEQLRGQRVLVVGCGNSGADIAVDAVRAAASVDLSVRRGYWFLPKFLKGKPIDTFGGLIRLPRPLKQRLDGLMVRMVVGKPSDYGLPDPEYRLYESHPVMNSLLLHHLAHGDITPRADVASVEGHGVTFADGRSADYDTILQATGYALHYPFIAREALNWPAAAAAPSLYLNVMHPTDDTLFLMGMVEASGLGWQGRYEQAELVALYLARLAERHPAALALQAEKRAKFGERVDGGFNYLKLDRMAYYVHKDSYLKLLRRHTRALRG; encoded by the coding sequence ATGTACGCCGTGATCGGCGCGGGACCGATGGGGCTCGCGACGGCGCGCGTGCTGCAGAAGCACGGCCTGCCCTTCACGGGCTTCGAGCTGCACAGCGGCGTCGGCGGCCTCTGGGACATCGCGAATCCGCAGAGCACGGTGTACGAGAGTGCGCACCTGATCTCGTCGAAGCGGATGACGGAGTTCGCCGAGTTTCCGATGCGGCCCGAGGTGGCGCCGTACCCGCGGCACGATGAGCTCAAGCGTTACTTCGTCGAGTTCGCCGCGCACTTCGGCCTCACGCGGCACTACGAGTTCTCGACGCAGGTCCTGCGCGTCGCCCGGGCGGCCGAGGGCGGCTGGAACGTGACGACCGCGTGCGGTGGTACGGAGCGCACACGGCACTTCGCGGGCGTGCTCATCGCCACGGGTACGCTGCATCATCCGTTCCAGCCGGCGCTGCCCGGCGCATTCGCCGGCACCGTGATGCACTCGGCGCAGTACAAGTCGCCCGAGCAGCTGCGCGGCCAGCGCGTGTTGGTCGTCGGCTGCGGCAACTCCGGGGCCGACATCGCCGTGGACGCCGTGCGTGCCGCCGCGTCGGTGGACCTGAGCGTACGCCGCGGATACTGGTTCCTGCCCAAGTTCCTCAAGGGAAAGCCGATCGACACTTTCGGCGGCCTCATCCGGTTGCCACGTCCGCTGAAGCAGCGGCTCGACGGCCTGATGGTGCGGATGGTCGTCGGCAAGCCGTCGGATTACGGACTGCCGGATCCGGAGTATCGGCTGTACGAGTCGCATCCCGTGATGAACTCGCTGCTGCTGCATCATCTGGCGCACGGCGACATCACGCCGCGCGCAGACGTCGCGAGCGTCGAGGGCCATGGCGTCACCTTTGCCGACGGCAGGAGCGCGGACTACGACACGATCCTCCAAGCCACGGGCTATGCGTTGCACTATCCGTTCATCGCGCGCGAGGCATTGAACTGGCCAGCCGCGGCCGCCGCGCCATCGCTGTACCTGAACGTCATGCACCCGACGGACGACACGCTCTTCCTCATGGGCATGGTCGAAGCCAGTGGCTTGGGCTGGCAGGGGCGCTACGAGCAGGCGGAGCTGGTGGCGCTGTACCTTGCACGACTGGCCGAGCGGCATCCGGCGGCGCTGGCGCTGCAGGCGGAGAAGCGCGCGAAGTTCGGCGAGCGAGTGGACGGGGGCTTCAACTACCTGAAGCTCGACCGCATGGCGTACTACGTGCACAAGGACAGCTACCTGAAGCTGCTGCGGCGACACACGCGCGCGCTGCGCGGCTAG
- the argF gene encoding ornithine carbamoyltransferase — MKPHRDFLALTDFSAAELRALFRLSDAMRRGEYRKRPLEGMAFAMLFMKSSTRTRVSFEVGAWQLGAHALFLSPRDVQLGRGEAVADTARVLDRMVQGMMIRTFAHADVEEYARHSQVPVINGLTDLQHPCQILADLLTVQQHLGSFEGKTITWIGDGNNMANSWCDAASLLGFTLRLACPEGYDPDPTILARATTGGNVQLLRDPHAACDGAHVVTTDVWASMGQEKEQAIRERAFAPFQVNGPMMARARKDAIFLHCLPAHRGEEVSAEVIDGPQSRVWDEAENRLHVQKAVMAVLMGGEPLG, encoded by the coding sequence GTGAAGCCGCATCGTGACTTCCTCGCGCTGACCGACTTCTCGGCGGCCGAGCTGCGCGCCCTGTTCCGGCTGTCCGACGCGATGCGCCGCGGCGAGTACCGCAAGCGTCCGCTCGAGGGCATGGCCTTCGCGATGCTGTTCATGAAGTCCAGCACGCGCACGCGCGTCTCGTTCGAAGTCGGCGCCTGGCAGCTCGGCGCCCACGCGCTGTTCCTCTCGCCGCGCGACGTGCAGCTCGGTCGCGGCGAGGCCGTGGCAGACACGGCCCGCGTGCTCGACCGCATGGTGCAGGGCATGATGATCCGCACCTTTGCGCACGCCGACGTGGAAGAGTACGCGCGCCACTCGCAGGTGCCGGTCATCAACGGGCTCACGGACCTGCAGCATCCCTGCCAGATCCTCGCGGACCTGCTGACGGTGCAGCAGCACCTCGGCAGCTTCGAAGGCAAGACCATCACGTGGATCGGCGACGGCAACAACATGGCCAACAGCTGGTGCGATGCCGCGTCCCTGCTGGGCTTCACCCTGCGCCTCGCCTGCCCGGAAGGGTATGACCCCGACCCCACGATTCTCGCCCGTGCGACGACAGGAGGCAACGTGCAGCTCCTGCGCGATCCGCATGCGGCCTGCGATGGTGCGCACGTCGTCACCACGGACGTGTGGGCGTCGATGGGCCAGGAGAAGGAGCAGGCGATCCGCGAGCGGGCCTTCGCGCCGTTCCAGGTGAACGGCCCGATGATGGCGCGCGCCCGGAAGGATGCGATCTTCCTGCATTGCTTGCCGGCGCATCGCGGCGAGGAAGTGAGCGCGGAGGTGATCGACGGTCCCCAGAGCCGCGTGTGGGACGAAGCCGAGAACCGCCTCCACGTGCAGAAGGCCGTGATGGCGGTGTTGATGGGCGGCGAGCCGCTGGGCTGA
- the hslU gene encoding ATP-dependent protease ATPase subunit HslU yields the protein MAGPRTEQALARLADLTPRRIVAELDRYIVGQAEAKKAVAIALRNRWRRQRAPEGIRQEISPNNIILIGPTGVGKTEIARRLAKLSGAPFVKVEASKFTEVGYVGRDVEGMVRDLVDSAIEMVRTERELEVEDLANDRVDERLLDLLLPPPPKSSATPSSGTDRVFVAGPEGNVQQEQALAEERHKRTREKLKQLLRDGQLEQREVEVEVAQQPPMMDQLSQPGAPEGMQNFTDMLADLLPKRTKKRTVKVAEARRILLDQEFDKLIDLDDVIGDAIERVETMGIIFLDEIDKIAGQKGDFGGPDVSREGVQRDLLPIVEGSNVQTRHGMVKTDHVLFIAAGAFHVSKPSDLIPELQGRFPIRVELKPLTEADFVRIMTEPENALTKQYAALVKADGCDLTFSADGIAEIARIAAQVNAKMENIGARRLHTVMTTLLEDLLYELPDRGTAPEVVDAKVVKQRLGAIAEDEDLRKYIL from the coding sequence ATGGCGGGTCCGCGGACGGAGCAGGCGCTGGCCCGCCTTGCCGATCTCACGCCGCGGCGCATCGTCGCCGAGCTGGACCGGTACATCGTGGGGCAGGCGGAGGCCAAGAAGGCCGTGGCGATCGCCCTGCGCAATCGCTGGCGCCGGCAGCGCGCGCCCGAGGGCATCCGCCAGGAGATCTCGCCCAACAACATCATCCTCATCGGCCCGACCGGCGTGGGCAAGACGGAGATCGCGCGGCGCTTGGCCAAGCTCTCCGGCGCGCCGTTCGTGAAGGTCGAGGCCTCGAAGTTCACGGAAGTGGGCTACGTGGGCCGCGACGTGGAAGGCATGGTGCGCGACCTCGTCGACAGCGCCATCGAGATGGTGCGCACGGAGCGCGAGCTGGAGGTCGAGGACCTCGCCAACGACCGCGTGGACGAGCGCCTGTTGGACCTGCTCCTCCCGCCGCCGCCCAAGTCGTCGGCGACCCCGTCCAGCGGCACGGACCGTGTGTTCGTCGCCGGCCCCGAAGGCAACGTGCAGCAGGAGCAGGCGCTGGCTGAGGAGCGGCATAAGCGCACGCGCGAGAAGCTCAAGCAGTTGCTGCGCGACGGCCAGCTCGAGCAGCGGGAAGTCGAGGTCGAAGTCGCCCAGCAGCCGCCGATGATGGATCAGCTCTCGCAGCCCGGCGCGCCGGAAGGCATGCAGAACTTCACCGACATGCTCGCCGACCTGCTACCGAAGCGCACGAAGAAGCGCACGGTGAAGGTCGCCGAGGCGCGGCGGATCCTGCTCGACCAGGAGTTCGACAAGCTCATCGACCTCGACGACGTGATCGGTGACGCCATCGAGCGCGTCGAGACGATGGGCATCATCTTCCTCGACGAGATCGACAAGATCGCCGGGCAGAAGGGCGACTTCGGCGGGCCGGACGTCTCGCGCGAGGGCGTGCAGCGCGACCTGCTGCCCATCGTCGAAGGCAGCAACGTGCAGACGCGGCACGGCATGGTGAAGACGGACCACGTGCTGTTCATCGCGGCCGGCGCGTTCCACGTGAGCAAGCCGAGCGACCTCATCCCCGAGCTGCAGGGCCGCTTCCCGATCCGCGTGGAGCTCAAGCCGCTCACCGAGGCGGACTTCGTGCGCATCATGACCGAGCCGGAGAACGCCCTCACCAAGCAGTACGCGGCGCTCGTCAAGGCGGACGGCTGCGACCTCACCTTCTCGGCCGATGGGATCGCCGAGATCGCGCGCATCGCCGCGCAGGTGAACGCGAAGATGGAGAACATCGGCGCGCGGCGCCTGCACACGGTGATGACCACGCTGCTCGAAGACCTGCTCTACGAGCTGCCTGACCGCGGCACGGCACCCGAAGTGGTGGATGCCAAGGTGGTGAAGCAGCGACTCGGTGCGATTGCCGAGGACGAAGACCTGCGGAAGTACATCCTGTGA